One Diabrotica virgifera virgifera chromosome 3, PGI_DIABVI_V3a genomic window carries:
- the LOC126881538 gene encoding vesicular glutamate transporter 1-like, producing MPDPAHPSSLHITIGRSKIPVRFWIGLMVFFTTYVNYATRVNMAIAIISMTKGKSKKTPECLLDEITTSSSATQKGLPDYGPRYDWDEHIQGIILGSYFWGYTIFSLPAGAVSELWGPARVIFWTTIVSLILNSVSVPAAHGHYGLLIACRFLIGAAGGLVYPALQVLIAKWAPPAEKGRFVAGLMGNTLATCVTWPLVGWVITQWGWNWGFHVITVQLVVFCVVFYFVCANSPEEHKFISEEEVAFIKEAQGATVTKKKHAPPYKQIFTSFPFWMLNILHFGNLWGLYLQLQSVPKFMAEVVGFSLKEAGALGALPHLMRMIFGTAYGSIGDYLKKNKVMSPKAIRKSFILASHIIPGILMICVIFMGCNWVPLIILLTFSMAINGAAVLTNLQNPQDLAPNFAGSIFGIISCIGGTTGFLVPAITGVFIQKHNGLKEWSYTFILGGCVYIGTGIIFILFGSVEEQSWNRIADTENH from the coding sequence atgccTGATCCAGCACATCCATCCAGCTTACATATAACTATAGGGCGTAGTAAAATTCCTGTCCGTTTTTGGATAGGATTAATGGTTTTCTTTACGACGTACGTAAATTATGCAACGAGAGTTAATATGGCCATAGCAATCATCTCTATGACAAAGGGTAAATCAAAGAAGACTCCGGAGTGTCTACTAGACGAAATAACTACTTCGTCGTCTGCAACTCAGAAGGGTCTCCCAGATTATGGACCAAGATACGATTGGGATGAACACATTCAAGGAATAATACTTGGTAGCTACTTTTGGGGCTACACCATATTTTCATTACCTGCAGGAGCTGTTTCTGAGTTATGGGGTCCAGCAAGAGTTATATTTTGGACCACAATAGTATCGCTGATTTTAAATTCTGTCAGTGTTCCAGCAGCTCATGGTCATTATGGGTTGCTGATTGCCTGTAGATTTCTCATTGGAGCAGCAGGTGGATTGGTATATCCAGCTCTTCAGGTATTAATAGCAAAATGGGCCCCACCAGCCGAAAAGGGGCGGTTTGTAGCCGGTCTGATGGGCAATACTTTAGCAACATGTGTAACGTGGCCTTTAGTCGGTTGGGTTATTACCCAATGGGGTTGGAATTGGGGATTTCATGTTATTACTGTACAACTAGTTGTATTTTGTGTAGTTTTCTACTTTGTCTGTGCTAATAGCCCCGAGGAACACAAATTTATTTCCGAAGAGGAGGTTGCTTTTATCAAAGAAGCTCAGGGAGCAACAGTTACTAAGAAAAAACATGCACCTCCATACAAACAGATTTTCACGAGTTTTCCATTTTGGATGTTAAATATTTTACATTTCGGAAATTTGTGGGGACTCTATTTACAACTGCAGAGCGTACCCAAATTCATGGCAGAAGTTGTTGGTTTTAGTCTTAAAGAGGCAGGAGCATTAGGAGCTTTACCTCATCTAATGAGAATGATCTTTGGTACTGCGTATGGGTCGATTGGAGATTACTTAAAGAAGAATAAAGTAATGTCTCCAAAAGCTATAAGAAAATCATTTATTCTAGCCTCTCATATCATACCTGGAATATTGATGATATGTGTCATTTTTATGGGTTGCAATTGGGTGCCGTTAATAATTTTACTAACATTCAGTATGGCTATTAATGGAGCAGCTGTGTTAACCAATTTACAGAATCCTCAAGATCTAGCACCCAACTTTGCAGGATCTATTTTCGGAATTATCAGTTGTATAGGAGGTACCACTGGATTCTTAGTACCTGCGATTACAGGGGTATTTATTCAAAAACATAACGGATTGAAGGAATGGTCTTATACGTTCATACTCGGCGGATGCGTTTACATTGGTACTGGTATAATCTTTATCTTGTTTGGTAGTGTTGAGGAGCAATCGTGGAATAGGATTGCAGATACAGAAAATCATTAG